In Drosophila teissieri strain GT53w chromosome 2R, Prin_Dtei_1.1, whole genome shotgun sequence, the following proteins share a genomic window:
- the LOC122613447 gene encoding uridine-cytidine kinase-like 1 isoform X2 yields MSVTQTKQIKFYNPSSSASSDSDDRSDVTEQLYVDPYADLGNGLAGDLNCCPASPTTVPAKASLESPLKRSGRRQRTTSIGNQTTTANPSECIIRANNRTIYTAGRPPWYNCAGQQVEPFVIGICGGSASGKTTVAEKIIESLDVPWVTLLSMDCFYKILNEKQHEQALINEYNFDHPDAFDIELLLDVLTKLKEGRKVEVPVYNFVTHGRESQTKTMYGANVIIFEGILTFHSPEVLKLLDMKIFVDTDPDIRLARRLKRDISQRGRDLKGVLKQYLNMVKPSYCNYIAPTMAHADIIVPRGGDNKVAIHLIVQHVHTQLQLRGFKLRETLANSYKDQPMPHSLHLLHPTPQIKGLHTFIRCRNTSRDEFIFYSKRLIRLVIEYALSLFPFKITTVETPQGVLYEGKRMESRKICGVSILRAGETMEQAVCDVCKDIRIGKILIQTNLKTGEPELYYLRLPKDIKDYKVILMDATVATGAAAMMAIRVLLDHDVPEDNIILASLLMAEIGVHSIAYAFPKVKIVTSALDPEINSKFYVIPGIGNFGDRYFGTEPSDEY; encoded by the exons ATGTCTGTGACCCAGACGAAACAAATCAAGTTCTACAACCCATCGAGTTCCGCTAGCTCCGACAG CGATGACCGTTCGGATGTCACTGAGCAACTCTACGTGGATCCATATGCCGACCTGGGCAATGGCCTGGCCGGGGATCTCAACTGTTGCCCGGCCTCGCCCACCACAGTGCCTGCTAAAGCATCGCTGGAGTCGCCTCTGAAACGTTCCGGTAGGAGACAGCGAACCACATCCATTGGCAACCAGACCACCACCGCGAATCCGTCCGAATGCATCATACGCGCAAATAATCGCACCATCTACACGGCCGGACGTCCGCCGTGGTATAATTGTGCTGGGCAACAGGTCGAGCCCTTCGTCATAg GAATCTGCGGCGGTAGCGCCTCTGGCAAGACCACAGTGGCTGAGAAAATCATCGAGAGCCTAGACGTTCCCTGGGTAACACTGCTATCCATGGACTGTTTCTACAAG ATCCTTAATGAGAAACAGCATGAGCAGGCCCTGATCAACGAATATAACTTCGATCACCCGGATGCCTTTGACATCGAGCTGTTGCTGGACGTGCTCACCAAGCTGAAGGAGGGCCGCAAGGTGGAAGTTCCTGTCTACAATTTTGTGACACATGGCCGTGAGAGTCAAACGAAAACCATGTACGGGGCTAATGTGATCATCTTTGAGGGTATTCTTACCTTCCATAGTCCTGAGGTACTTAAATTGCTAGATATGAAGATTTTTGTGGACACAGATCCCGATATTCGTCTGGCCAGGCGGCTAAAGAG GGACATCTCACAGCGAGGACGTGACCTAAAGGGCGTGCTGAAGCAATACCTAAATATGGTTAAGCCCTCTTATTGCAATTACATAGCTCCAACCATGGCCCACGCAGATATCATTGTTCCCCGTGGAGGTGACAACAAGGTGGCCATCCATCTCATTGTTCAGCACGTGCACACACAGCTTCAGCTG CGCGGATTTAAGCTGCGCGAAACTCTGGCCAACTCCTACAAGGACCAGCCAATGCCACATTCTCTGCACTTGCTGCATCCCACGCCCCAGATTAAGGGCCTGCACACGTTCATCCGTTGCCGAAATACGTCCCGCGATGAGTTTATCTTTTACTCAAAGCGCCTGATACGGCTAGTCATTGAATATGCGCTAAGTCTATTTCCTTTTAAGATAACTACAGTAGAGACTCCACAAGGAGTTCTTTATGAAGGCAAGCGTATGGAATCGCGCAAAATATGCGGCGTCTCAATTCTCCGAGCTGGTGAAACCATGGAGCAAGCCGTTTGTGATGTGTGCAAGGACATTCGTATCGGAAAGATCCTCATCCAGACCAATCTGAAGACCGGCGAGCCGGAGCTTTACTACCTGAGGCTGCCTAAAGACATAAAAGACTACAAGGTGATACTAATGGATGCCACCGTGGCCACAGGAGCAGCGGCCATGATGGCCATTCGGGTGCTGCTGGATCACGATGTACCCGAGGACAACATTATCCTGGCCTCCCTTTTGATGGCTGAGATCGGTGTGCACTCCATTGCCTATGCCTTCCCAAAG GTGAAAATTGTTACTTCCGCTCTGGATCCGGAGATTAATAGTAAGTTTTATGTTATACCCGGCATTGGTAACTTTGGCGATCGCTATTTTGGCACGGAACCCTCTGATGAGTACTAA
- the LOC122613447 gene encoding uridine-cytidine kinase-like 1 isoform X1, with the protein MSSITFLCSKSGHNNNNSINSSNNDVPKGSKANSAFAAASAGLLTIAAHQQQQLHQQPHQQQQQQHHQQSKVKAIAAKTNGHIDDRSDVTEQLYVDPYADLGNGLAGDLNCCPASPTTVPAKASLESPLKRSGRRQRTTSIGNQTTTANPSECIIRANNRTIYTAGRPPWYNCAGQQVEPFVIGICGGSASGKTTVAEKIIESLDVPWVTLLSMDCFYKILNEKQHEQALINEYNFDHPDAFDIELLLDVLTKLKEGRKVEVPVYNFVTHGRESQTKTMYGANVIIFEGILTFHSPEVLKLLDMKIFVDTDPDIRLARRLKRDISQRGRDLKGVLKQYLNMVKPSYCNYIAPTMAHADIIVPRGGDNKVAIHLIVQHVHTQLQLRGFKLRETLANSYKDQPMPHSLHLLHPTPQIKGLHTFIRCRNTSRDEFIFYSKRLIRLVIEYALSLFPFKITTVETPQGVLYEGKRMESRKICGVSILRAGETMEQAVCDVCKDIRIGKILIQTNLKTGEPELYYLRLPKDIKDYKVILMDATVATGAAAMMAIRVLLDHDVPEDNIILASLLMAEIGVHSIAYAFPKVKIVTSALDPEINSKFYVIPGIGNFGDRYFGTEPSDEY; encoded by the exons ATGAGCAGCATCACGTTTTTGTGCAGCAAGTCgggccacaacaacaacaacagcatcaaTAGTAGCAACAACGATGTGCCAAAGGGATCAAAAGCGAATTCGGCATTTGCAGCCGCATCCGCCGGTTTACTAACCATCGCtgcccaccagcagcaacagctacaTCAGCaaccgcatcagcagcagcaacaacagcatcatCAGCAGTCAAAGGTTAAGGCTATAGCAGCCAAAACCAATGGTCACAT CGATGACCGTTCGGATGTCACTGAGCAACTCTACGTGGATCCATATGCCGACCTGGGCAATGGCCTGGCCGGGGATCTCAACTGTTGCCCGGCCTCGCCCACCACAGTGCCTGCTAAAGCATCGCTGGAGTCGCCTCTGAAACGTTCCGGTAGGAGACAGCGAACCACATCCATTGGCAACCAGACCACCACCGCGAATCCGTCCGAATGCATCATACGCGCAAATAATCGCACCATCTACACGGCCGGACGTCCGCCGTGGTATAATTGTGCTGGGCAACAGGTCGAGCCCTTCGTCATAg GAATCTGCGGCGGTAGCGCCTCTGGCAAGACCACAGTGGCTGAGAAAATCATCGAGAGCCTAGACGTTCCCTGGGTAACACTGCTATCCATGGACTGTTTCTACAAG ATCCTTAATGAGAAACAGCATGAGCAGGCCCTGATCAACGAATATAACTTCGATCACCCGGATGCCTTTGACATCGAGCTGTTGCTGGACGTGCTCACCAAGCTGAAGGAGGGCCGCAAGGTGGAAGTTCCTGTCTACAATTTTGTGACACATGGCCGTGAGAGTCAAACGAAAACCATGTACGGGGCTAATGTGATCATCTTTGAGGGTATTCTTACCTTCCATAGTCCTGAGGTACTTAAATTGCTAGATATGAAGATTTTTGTGGACACAGATCCCGATATTCGTCTGGCCAGGCGGCTAAAGAG GGACATCTCACAGCGAGGACGTGACCTAAAGGGCGTGCTGAAGCAATACCTAAATATGGTTAAGCCCTCTTATTGCAATTACATAGCTCCAACCATGGCCCACGCAGATATCATTGTTCCCCGTGGAGGTGACAACAAGGTGGCCATCCATCTCATTGTTCAGCACGTGCACACACAGCTTCAGCTG CGCGGATTTAAGCTGCGCGAAACTCTGGCCAACTCCTACAAGGACCAGCCAATGCCACATTCTCTGCACTTGCTGCATCCCACGCCCCAGATTAAGGGCCTGCACACGTTCATCCGTTGCCGAAATACGTCCCGCGATGAGTTTATCTTTTACTCAAAGCGCCTGATACGGCTAGTCATTGAATATGCGCTAAGTCTATTTCCTTTTAAGATAACTACAGTAGAGACTCCACAAGGAGTTCTTTATGAAGGCAAGCGTATGGAATCGCGCAAAATATGCGGCGTCTCAATTCTCCGAGCTGGTGAAACCATGGAGCAAGCCGTTTGTGATGTGTGCAAGGACATTCGTATCGGAAAGATCCTCATCCAGACCAATCTGAAGACCGGCGAGCCGGAGCTTTACTACCTGAGGCTGCCTAAAGACATAAAAGACTACAAGGTGATACTAATGGATGCCACCGTGGCCACAGGAGCAGCGGCCATGATGGCCATTCGGGTGCTGCTGGATCACGATGTACCCGAGGACAACATTATCCTGGCCTCCCTTTTGATGGCTGAGATCGGTGTGCACTCCATTGCCTATGCCTTCCCAAAG GTGAAAATTGTTACTTCCGCTCTGGATCCGGAGATTAATAGTAAGTTTTATGTTATACCCGGCATTGGTAACTTTGGCGATCGCTATTTTGGCACGGAACCCTCTGATGAGTACTAA
- the LOC122613448 gene encoding threonylcarbamoyladenosine tRNA methylthiotransferase — protein sequence MYHLGQDLPGNDVDDIEDLISVDDVKPRERYENKKNVTVRAKRRTQIRLESQEEEEDKPKPTIHTSVIPGTQRVFVKTWGCAHNNSDSEYMAGQLAAYGYKLSGKEEADLWLLNSCTVKNPSEDTFRNEIESGMRNGKHVVVAGCVPQGAPKSDYLNGLSVIGVQQIDRVVEVVEETLKGNSVQLLQNKKKVHGRRVAGAPLSLPKVRKNRLIEIISINSGCLNQCTYCKTKHARGDLASYPPEEVVERARQSFAEGCCEIWLTSEDTGAYGRDIGSSLPELLWQLVEVIPEHCMLRVGMTNPPYILEHLEEVAKVLQHPRVYSFLHVPVQSGSDSVLGEMKREYCRQDFEHVVDFLRERVPGVTIATDIICGFPTETEEDFEETMTLCAKYRFPSLFINQFFPRPGTPAAKMERIPANLVKKRTKRLTDLFYSYEPYAERVGEVYTVLVTEVSHDKLHYVGHNKSYEQVLLPMRDNLLGTRVHVRITSASKFSMVGEILDDERDWTRCAIKKEVTNIHVQTKSREKLIQRYLGIALVVGSVAFLIQLVVRLL from the exons ATGTACCACCTTGGACAGGATCTGCCAGGCAACGACGTAGATGACATCGAGGATCTGATATCCGTCGATGATGTGAAGCCGCGAGAGCGatacgaaaacaaaaagaacgtTACGGTGCGCGCCAAGAGACGAACCCAAATCCGACTTGAATctcaggaggaggaggaggacaaaCCGAAGCCCACGATCCACACAAGTGTTATACCCGGTACCCAAAGAGTTTTTGTGAAAACATGGGGCTGCGCCCACAACAATTCGGACTCGGAGTACATGGCCGGGCAGCTGGCTGCCTACGGGTACAAACTAAGTGGCAAAGAGGAGGCGGATCTGTGGCTACTTAATAGCTGCACGGTGAAGAATCCTTCGGAGGACACGTTCCGCAACGAGATTGAGTCGGGCATGCGAAATGGCAAGCATGTCGTGGTCGCCGGTTGCGTCCCTCAGGGAGCCCCCAAATCGGACTACTTGAACGGTCTTTCTGTAATTGGTGTCCAGCAGATCGACCGAGTGGTGGAGGTCGTTGAAGAGACCCTTAAGGGTAACAGTGTCCAGCTCTTGCAGAACAAAAAGAAGGTCCATGGCCGGCGGGTGGCTGGAGCACCCCTCTCATTACCCAAAGTCCGCAAAAATCGGTTAATCGAGATCATATCCATCAACTCTGGGTGCTTAAATCAATGTACCTACTGCAAGACGAAGCACGCCCGCGGGGATTTGGCCAGCTACCCCCCAGAGGAGGTTGTAGAGCGTGCCCGACAATCGTTTGCTGAAGGCTGCTGCGAGATCTGGCTTACTTCCGAGGATACAGGAGCTTATGGTCGGGATATAGGAAGCTCTCTGCCGGAATTGCTTTGGCAGCTTGTGGAAGTGATCCCCGAGCACTGCATGCTGCGTGTGGGCATGACCAATCCACCCTATATTCTGGAGCATCTCGAGGAAGTGGCCAAGGTGCTGCAGCACCCTAGAGTATACTCCTTTTTACATGTTCCTGTCCAG aGTGGTAGTGACTCAGTGCTGGGCGAGATGAAACGAGAGTACTGTCGGCAGGATTTTGAACATGTCGTGGATTTCTTAAGGGAACGTGTTCCCGGTGTAACTATTGCCACGGATATTATTTGCGGTTTCCCAACAGAGACAGAAGAGGATTTCGAGGAGACGATGACTCTATGCGCCAAGTATCGTTTTCCCAGTCTATTCATTAATCAGTTCTTCCCTCGTCCGGGCACTCCAGCTGCTAAGATGGAGCGCATCCCCGCAAACCTGGTGAAAAAGCGAACTAAACGGCTCACAGATCTCTTCTACAGCTATGAACCCTATGCGGAAAGAGTGGGTGAAGTCTACACCGTCTTGGTCACAGAAGTTTCGCACGACAAGCTCCATTACGTGGGCCACAACAAGAGCTACGAGCAGGTACTGCTACCCATGCGGGATAATCTTCTTGGTACTCGTGTACATGTGCGAATTACCAGCGCAAGCAAGTTCAGCATGGTGGGAGAAATTTTAGATGATGAACGCGATTGGACGAGATGTGCAATTAAGAAGGAGGTAACAAACATTCATGTGCAGACCAAGAGCCGGGAAAAACTAATCCAACGCTATTTGGGCATTGCTCTGGTGGTTGGAAGTGTGGCTTTCCTGATACAGCTTGTCGTTCGACTCTTATAA
- the LOC122612811 gene encoding S-methyl-5'-thioadenosine phosphorylase produces MITIKCKDTNLDPLPIKIGIIGGSGLDDPDILENRHERVVETPYGEPSDALIEGEINGVQCVLLARHGRKHDIMPSNVNYRANIWALRDVGCTHLIVSTACGSLREEIKPGNLVVPHDFIDRTTKRLQTFYDGKERSPRGVCHLPMFPAFSERTRNILLEAAKELEIPAHDKATIVTIEGPRFSSRSESQMFRQWGGDLINMTTCPEVVLAKEAGLLYGSVAIATDYDCWRMGCEGVNVQDVLRTFAENVIKVKKILVNAVGRIAKEDWSEDILNAKQCVCNNTMSGAM; encoded by the exons ATGATTACGATTAAATGTAAAGACACCAATCTGGATCCGCTTCCAATTAAA ATTGGTATTATTGGCGGTTCGGGACTTGACGACCCAGATATCCTGGAAAACCGGCATGAACGTGTGGTTGAGACGCCCTATGGAGAACCTTCTGATGCTCTGATTGAAGGCGAGATCAATGGAGTGCAGTGCGTGCTCCTGGCGCGTCATGGACGCAAGCACGACATCATGCCCTCCAATGTTAACTACCGGGCCAACATCTGGGCCCTTCGCGATGTGGGCTGCACCCACTTAATTGTCTCTACAGCATGTGGGTCCTTGCGCGAGGAAATCAAGCCGGGCAACCTGGTTGTTCCACATGACTTTATCGACAGGACAACTAAACGCCTTCAAACCTTCTACGATGGCAAGGAACGAAGTCCACGTGGTGTTTGCCACCTGCCCATGTTTCCGGCATTCAGCGAACGCACTCGCAACATTCTGCTGGAGGcggccaaggagctggagatTCCCGCCCACGATAAGGCCACCATTGTGACAATTGAGGGTCCGCGCTTCTCCTCTCGCTCCGAGAGCCAGATGTTCCGTCAATGGGGCGGGGACCTCATAAACATGACCACGTGTCCGGAGGTGGTGTTAGCCAAGGAGGCAGGCCTACTCTACGGGTCGGTGGCCATTGCCACGGACTACGACTGCTGGCGCATGGGATGCGAGGGTGTCAACGTGCAGGATGTCCTCCGTACTTTTGCCGAGAACGTGATCAAGGTGAAGAAGATCCTGGTCAACGCTGTTGGTCGAATTGCCAAGGAGGACTGGTCGGAGGACATACTAAATGCCAAG CAATGCGTTTGCAACAACACAATGTCTGGAGCCATGTGA
- the LOC122612810 gene encoding actin-like protein 6B codes for MSGGTMLYGGDEIGALVFDPGHHSLRVGYAQEDSPKAEIPSVVGIGAAPETNLDPETKTDNNATPNNADQRKFYVDTNYVTVPRSNMEVQTYMKDGMIDNWDLFEKVIDYAYANVIQSEPEYHPVLFSEASWNVRNNREKLTELMFEKYNVPAFFLVKNAVLAAFSSGRATALVVDSGATHTSAVPVHEGYVLSQAVVKSPLGGDFLSRQCRQHLEKHGIDLSPVYKIASKDVVKERDNGRFTLRKLPENLTQSWQNYMLQLMMQDFQMNVLQVLENPFDERVAAQIPTVHYEFPNGYHQDFGSERFKIAESLFDNAMLGAGQLASTSVGMCDADVRLSLFGSVVVTGGNTLLQGFPERLNRDLQLRAPSNTRLKMISANGSVERRFGAWIGGSILASIGTFQQMWISSQEYEEAGKSQVERKCP; via the exons ATGAGTGGCGGCACCATGCTATATGGCGGCGACGAGATCGGCGCCCTGGTCTTCGATCCCGGACATCACTCCTTACGAGTGGGCTACGCACAGGAGGATTCGCCCAAAGCGGAGATACCCTCGGTTGTGGGAATTGGAGCCGCTCCAGAGACCAATCTCGATCCGGAGACCAAAACAGACAACAATGCCACGCCAAATA ATGCCGACCAGCGCAAGTTCTATGTGGACACCAACTACGTTACCGTTCCCCGATCCAACATGGAAGTGCAGACCTATATGAAAGACGGTATGATCGACAACTGGGACCTGTTTGAGAAGGTGATTGATTACGCCTACGCCAATGTCATTCAGTCGGAGCCGGAATATCACCCCGTGCTCTTTTCCGAAGCATCGTGGAATGTGCGCAACAACCGCGAGAAGCTGACCGAGCTTATGTTCGAAAAGTACAATGTTCCAGCCTTCTTTCTGGTGAAAAACGCAGTCCTGGCTGCCTTCTCCAGCGGGCGGGCCACCGCTTTGGTTGTCGATAGCGGAGCCACCCACACTTCAGCCGTACCCGTCCATGAGGGTTATGTGCTGTCCCAGGCGGTGGTTAAGTCACCCCTGGGTGGAGACTTTCTTTCACGACAGTGTCGCCAGCATCTGGAGAAGCACGGCATTGATCTGTCGCCGGTATACAAGATTGCCTCCAAGGACGTCGTTAAGGAGCGCGACAACGGACGGTTTACGCTGCGCAAACTGCCAGAGAACCTGACTCAGTCGTGGCAGAACTACATGTTGCAGCTTATGATGCAGGACTTCCAGATGAATGTGTTGCAGGTCCTAGAGAATCCATTTGACGAACGGGTGGCTGCCCAGATTCCGACGGTGCACTATGAGTTTCCTAATGGTTATCACCAGGACTTTGGTTCTGAGCGATTCAAGATAGCCGAGAGTCTCTTTGACAACGCCATGCTGGGGGCTGGCCAATTGGCGTCCACCAGCGTGGGAATGTGTGATGCGGATGTGCGGCTGTCACTTTTTGGTTCAGTTGTCGTCACTG GTGGCAATACTCTTCTGCAAGGCTTTCCGGAGCGCCTAAATCGCGATCTCCAGCTGCGTGCTCCCTCAAATACGCGCCTAAAAATGATTTCTGCCAATGGCAGCGTGGAGCGAAGATTCGGGGCCTGGATTGGCGGCTCTATCCTAGCCAGCATAGGTACTTTCCAGCAGATGTGGATATCGTCGCAGGAGTACGAGGAGGCCGGCAAGAGCCAAGTCGAGCGGAAGTGTCCGTAA
- the LOC122612513 gene encoding uncharacterized protein LOC122612513 — protein sequence MSTDSAEEAVTHASVPHMEINISNTNISGQIVLNDVLLMEMLSRYPFLIIPEVEAQLDDDYDSWGWDQLAKSFNQRYEGVELSAPFSVSELQLRWVKLRPLISALASASGQIPDPLWRVMNNVNNRMQAEKPPDVPKTKCQEFLLSQLTFLKSLSQSERRRLEVEVLDLILEQERLEKATQQLGPKDLETAQSEYDEFLKAIRVKELPADTLLRSAMDGFRISSHSKPSIINANKRSVGSTKTITDNGISNGSNDVEIKTEIADEPENKGANKFDNRATETPRYVPLKSAKYYIKSCRIRVKRVDFEDHLPLVRIRRSRRPTMRT from the coding sequence atgagTACCGACAGCGCCGAGGAAGCGGTGACCCATGCCAGTGTTCCGCATATGGAGATCAACATATCTAACACCAACATCAGTGGCCAGATCGTATTAAATGATGTGCTGCTTATGGAGATGCTGAGTCGGTATCCCTTCCTCATCATCCCGGAGGTGGAGGCCCAACTGGACGATGATTACGACTCCTGGGGATGGGATCAGCTGGCCAAGTCCTTTAACCAAAGGTACGAGGGCGTTGAGCTGAGTGCTCCGTTCTCCGTGAGTGAACTGCAGCTGCGGTGGGTGAAACTGCGTCCGCTGATCAGTGCCTTGGCTAGTGCCTCAGGGCAAATCCCTGATCCCCTGTGGCGGGTGATGAACAACGTGAACAACCGCATGCAAGCGGAGAAGCCGCCGGATGTGCCGAAAACCAAGTGCCAGGAATTTCTACTCAGTCAGTTGACCTTCCTGAAATCTCTGTCGCAATCCGAACGCCGGCGTTTAGAAGTGGAGGTGCTCGACCTCATCCTAGAGCAGGAGCGCCTAGAAAAAGCCACTCAACAGCTAGGTCCTAAGGACCTGGAGACAGCACAGAGTGAATACGATGAGTTCCTCAAAGCAATACGGGTTAAAGAGCTTCCAGCAGACACTTTACTCCGTTCGGCAATGGATGGATTCCGCATTAGCTCTCACTCAAAACCTAGTATAATAAATGCCAATAAAAGGAGTGTTGGGAGTACCAAGACAATCACCGATAATGGTATTAGCAATGGATCAAATGATGTCGAAATCAAAACAGAAATAGCGGACGAACCTGAAAATAAGGGTGCAAACAAATTTGACAACCGAGCGACAGAAACACCCCGCTACGTTCCACTTAAAAGCGCCAAATATTACATTAAAAGTTGTCGCATCCGGGTGAAGCGAGTGGATTTTGAAGATCATTTACCTTTAGTTAGAATCCGGCGCTCCAGGAGGCCTACGATGAGAACATGA
- the LOC122612512 gene encoding myotubularin-related protein 14, which produces MCSLTSNHMVNVTQQHLHDLLETFEKKSFEAAAFEEGTAEYDISKKCEYLFKLDYSLIELDNTNGLLSPRYPGRILIPECEHGHMAKTLVPGNGLFGQVGGGLGGGGSSGTTATATPLNSSAGSTGSEGVGIQAFVTFANPLQQQHPLQQQYPSQQTHPLHAQYPSQQPHPLQQQQQPSQQQSQNTIYEDQYDIQRMRELVTMAKYARCRQRFAVPVIMYRGKYICRSATLSVMPETYGRKVVDYAYDCLSGGNYTAPNGDENDADSTDESLITHMHDQAQSQFSYDEVIKSDIQLLHTLNVSTIVDLMVENRKIKYFMAVSSSEKADPNKHYKSFNLLSLPYPGCEFFKKFRDNNYMARNLHYNWKQTFNDANINIPNMGPAADIDVAWSEYRDWDLVAITQNYLRATLKYVQEESSGLLIHCISGWDRTPLFVSLVRLSLWADGLIHQSLNAMQMAYFTLAYDWYLFGHQLPDRLKRGEDIMFFCFHVLKFITDEEFSIVEHRKRTKTSSSSGSSVIVIKSDGCDDEPLKEDYILSFDQDSNDSYSNCSNCDMSITDNFYATTPAQVNPLTSRSPNPKRSRTSPISVPGSNARQRQESTSSNGSWQVVTDTGSIDSNVNGSYMMRFVAQQAADGGGSSNIPLYNGGNGYHCSINAALSGSGSGSGSSISNGSSTHGFANGSSKDVGGSTMASKQCINLRKQRLNAVRAIFIQAYGKTIGLKFKEGSSMNLATFIGNLADQLF; this is translated from the exons GAGTACGACATCTCCAAGAAATGCGAATACCTGTTTAAGCTCGACTACAGCCTAATAGAGCTGGATAATACGAACGGATTGCTCAGTCCACGATATCCTGGCCGAATACTCATCCCAGAATGTGAGCACGGGCACATGGCCAAGACGCTGGTACCGGGAAATGGACTCTTTGGGCAAGTTGGTGGAGGCTTGGGAGGTGGAGGCTCCTCGGGAACAACCGCTACCGCCACGCCTCTGAACAGCAGTGCAGGAAGCACCGGAAGCGAGGGTGTGGGCATTCAAGCTTTTGTGACCTTTGCTAATCCcctgcaacaacagcatccGCTCCAGCAGCAATATCCCTCGCAGCAGACGCATCCCCTCCACGCGCAATATCCCTCCCAGCAGCCACATCCtctccagcagcaacaacagccatcGCAGCAGCAATCCCAAAATACGATATACGAGGATCAGTACGATATCCAGCGAATGCGGGAATTGGTAACGATGGCCAAGTACGCGAGATGCCGACAAAGATTCGCCGTGCCTGTGATCATGTATCGTGGAAAGTACATATGCCGTTCTGCCACGCTATCCGTTATGCCAGAAACCTACGGTCGGAAGGTGGTGGACTATGCTTACGACTGCCTGAGTGGCGGCAATTATACCGCGCCAAACGGCGACGAAAACGATGCGGACTCCACGGACGAGTCGCTGATCACCCACATGCACGACCAGGCGCAGTCGCAGTTCAGCTACGACGAAGTCATTAAGAGTGACATCCAGCTGCTACATACGCTCAATGTCTCAACCATTGTGGACCTCATGGTCGAGAACCGCAAGATCAAATACTTCATGGC CGTTTCCTCGTCTGAGAAAGCGGATCCCAACAAGCACTATAAGAGCTTTAATCTTCTATCCCTGCCGTATCCGGGCTGTGAGTTCTTCAAAAAGTTCCGGGACAATAATTACATGGCGCGCAACCTGCACTACAACTGGAAGCAAACGTTTAACGATGCGAATATAAACATTCCCAACATGGGACCCGCTGCGGATATCGATGTGGCGTGGTCGGAGTACCGGGATTGGGATCTGGTGGCCATCACCCAAAACTACTTGAGGGCCACACTGAAATACGTGCAAGAGGAGAGCTCCGGCCTGCTGATTCACTGCATCAGCGGTTGGGATCGCACTCCACTGTTTGTGTCCTTGGTCAGGCTGTCTCTGTGGGCAGATGGGCTCATCCATCAGTCACTGAACGCCATGCAAATGGCGTATTTCACACTGGCCTACGACTGGTACCTGTTTGGCCATCAACTGCCCGATCGCCTGAAACGAGGCGAAGACATCATGTTTTTCTGCTTCCACGTGCTCAAGTTTATCACGGACGAGGAGTTTAGCATTGTGGAGCACCGTAAGCGCACTAAGacatccagcagcagcggcagtagTGTTATAGTAATTAAATCCGACGGCTGCGACGATGAACCGCTCAAGGA AGACTACATCCTTTCCTTCGATCAAGATAGCAATGACAGCTACTCAAACTGTTCCAACTGTGATATGTCCATAACAGATAACTTCTATGCCACGACGCCAGCTCAAGTCAATCCGCTGACCAGCAGGTCGCCCAATCCGAAGAG ATCTAGAACCAGCCCCATTTCAGTGCCTGGATCAAATGCGCGGCAAAGACAGGAGTCTACATCCTCCAATGGCAGCTGGCAGGTGGTTACCGATACGGGTTCAATTGACTCGAACGTCAACGGCAGCTACATGATGCGGTTTGTGGCGCAACAGGCAGCGGATGGCGGCGGCTCCTCAAACATTCCTCTGTACAATGGCGGCAATGGTTACCACTGCAGCATTAATGCAGCATTGAGCGGCAGTGGAAGCGGAAGTGGAAGCAGCATTAGTAACGGCAGCTCAACGCACGGTTTCGCAAACGGTTCCTCCAAAGACGTGGGCGGCAGCACTATGGCCAGCAAGCAATGCATAAACTT ACGAAAGCAACGCCTGAATGCTGTGCGTGCCATTTTTATACAAGCCTACGGCAAGACGATTGGACTGAAATTCAAGGAGGGCTCATCCATGAACCTGGCCACGTTCATTGGGAACCTGGCGGACCAACTGTTTTGA